From Hippea alviniae EP5-r, one genomic window encodes:
- a CDS encoding phenylacetate--CoA ligase: MDKMALFFDVKENVEAYRDFLERHNALDVNRWEDIPIMNKENYLLYYPMEKTVRKGDFDNCFLIGASSGFSKTGTIYWPKRAEDEKGYIKASEEALKELYGIHKKRTLIIVALAFGMWIGGMQLACMVRRLAAESDYPLTCALVGFDIEEAANIAKRFEKDFEQILFITNPSNVSVIYSLVKDNKNLLNGRVYFAVVGEYFSEFYRREMTLKFGHTEDAKTVLWTGYGSADTGALAVETVSTISLRRYLTFDNQSLKQELFGDGDTPMIMEPSKNAFVEIVDGNIVATLDQLTPLIRYNTKDKGKLLYKEELKGKIDDKLFESLPDVMLCIFGRASNSIVFYGTNLTIPKIDAILYSIEDKIHYSGLFEVEKIKKGEIDVFRFTVYSFEDKKDKEEFVKNTLIENFKKLSREFAAKYDNLSKAAGFDLIEVEIKRISKNQASKKHRHIKS; the protein is encoded by the coding sequence ATGGATAAGATGGCTTTGTTTTTTGATGTCAAAGAGAATGTCGAAGCTTATAGGGATTTTTTAGAAAGGCATAATGCTTTGGATGTAAATAGATGGGAAGATATACCAATAATGAATAAAGAGAATTATCTGCTTTATTATCCAATGGAAAAAACAGTAAGAAAGGGTGATTTCGACAACTGCTTTCTCATAGGTGCATCAAGTGGTTTTTCAAAGACAGGCACAATCTATTGGCCAAAAAGGGCAGAAGACGAAAAGGGTTATATAAAGGCGAGCGAAGAAGCCCTAAAGGAGCTTTACGGGATTCACAAAAAAAGAACGCTTATCATTGTCGCTTTGGCTTTCGGGATGTGGATAGGCGGAATGCAGCTTGCTTGTATGGTAAGAAGATTGGCTGCAGAATCGGATTATCCCTTAACATGTGCTTTGGTTGGTTTTGATATAGAAGAAGCCGCAAATATAGCAAAAAGGTTTGAGAAGGATTTTGAGCAGATACTCTTCATAACAAACCCGTCAAATGTGAGCGTAATTTATAGCCTTGTGAAGGATAACAAAAACCTGTTAAATGGAAGAGTCTATTTTGCTGTTGTTGGAGAGTATTTCAGCGAGTTTTATAGAAGAGAGATGACTCTAAAGTTTGGTCATACTGAAGATGCAAAAACTGTTCTTTGGACAGGTTATGGAAGTGCAGATACTGGTGCTTTGGCTGTTGAGACCGTATCAACTATATCTTTAAGAAGGTATTTGACCTTTGACAACCAGAGCCTAAAACAGGAGTTGTTTGGCGATGGTGATACGCCAATGATAATGGAGCCTTCGAAAAACGCATTTGTTGAGATTGTAGATGGCAATATAGTTGCAACCTTAGACCAGCTTACACCACTTATAAGATACAACACAAAGGATAAAGGAAAATTGCTTTATAAAGAAGAGCTTAAAGGTAAAATTGACGACAAACTGTTTGAGAGTTTACCAGATGTAATGCTGTGCATATTCGGAAGGGCAAGCAACAGTATAGTTTTTTATGGCACGAATCTTACGATACCCAAGATTGATGCGATTCTTTACTCTATAGAAGACAAGATACATTACTCTGGCTTGTTTGAAGTCGAAAAGATTAAAAAAGGTGAAATAGATGTATTTAGGTTTACTGTTTATTCATTTGAAGACAAGAAGGATAAAGAAGAGTTTGTAAAGAATACATTAATAGAAAACTTCAAAAAGCTATCACGAGAGTTTGCTGCAAAATACGATAATCTATCTAAAGCGGCGGGTTTTGACTTAATTGAAGTTGAAATAAAAAGGATAAGCAAGAATCAAGCATCAAAAAAACATAGACATATAAAGTCATAA
- a CDS encoding MFS transporter, which translates to MLDIFKNNRYFLRFFLSRFISCIGDSVHSLALLWIAYHYGKSGIVLAAVMISFSLPAMLISPIAGAVADSKKRQRIMVITDIVQALSVFGLALLAFSGKLNLGFILLFTVFMSIASGYFQPASLALVPQIVRAEDLTKANALVRISTSFSAVIGPVIGVGLIAAIGVPLAFLVNALSFGASALLLYGIKAERPASNIEKGSYFDALKDGFGLIKKYTITSTLIGKLAIINLFYGSLVIIIPIIAESVYHSGAKGMGFMMASFGFGMFLSSILLGNVKIKAKEKFQLAVGLLVLGIMFVVLANLLFFSVSLITLFAIGFSINFLNVTILSLLQRKLPNEILGRVMSFLSAVSFSLMPVSYALTGFLVSLIGVKWILVVAGTAIGLSGLRIAVIKDFD; encoded by the coding sequence GTGTTAGATATTTTTAAGAACAACAGATACTTTTTGAGATTTTTTTTATCCCGTTTTATATCCTGCATAGGCGATAGTGTTCATTCCCTTGCGCTTCTATGGATAGCCTATCATTACGGTAAATCAGGAATAGTCTTAGCAGCTGTTATGATATCATTTTCACTTCCTGCTATGCTTATCTCACCTATTGCAGGTGCAGTAGCTGACAGCAAAAAAAGACAGAGAATAATGGTAATAACAGATATTGTGCAGGCGTTAAGCGTTTTTGGGCTGGCTCTTTTGGCTTTTTCTGGAAAGTTAAACTTAGGGTTCATTTTGCTCTTTACCGTTTTTATGTCTATAGCTTCTGGATATTTTCAGCCTGCTTCATTAGCTTTGGTTCCACAGATAGTAAGGGCAGAAGATTTAACAAAGGCAAACGCTTTGGTCAGGATAAGCACAAGCTTCAGCGCCGTTATAGGGCCTGTTATAGGTGTTGGTTTGATAGCTGCTATCGGTGTTCCTCTTGCATTCTTGGTTAATGCTTTATCTTTTGGTGCATCTGCCTTGCTATTGTATGGAATAAAAGCAGAAAGGCCAGCGTCTAATATAGAGAAAGGTTCTTATTTTGATGCCTTAAAAGATGGTTTTGGTTTAATAAAGAAGTACACGATAACATCAACGCTTATAGGAAAACTTGCTATTATAAACCTATTTTACGGTTCTCTTGTAATTATTATACCGATAATAGCAGAGAGCGTGTATCACTCGGGCGCAAAGGGAATGGGTTTTATGATGGCAAGCTTTGGGTTTGGTATGTTTTTGTCGTCTATTTTGCTTGGCAATGTGAAGATAAAGGCAAAGGAGAAGTTTCAGCTTGCAGTTGGTCTTCTTGTTTTGGGGATTATGTTTGTCGTATTGGCTAATTTACTCTTTTTCTCTGTTTCACTTATAACGCTTTTTGCTATAGGCTTCTCTATAAACTTTTTAAATGTGACGATACTTTCACTGCTTCAAAGAAAATTACCCAATGAGATTTTGGGAAGGGTTATGTCGTTTTTGAGTGCCGTTTCGTTCTCTTTGATGCCTGTTAGCTATGCACTAACTGGTTTTTTAGTGTCTTTGATTGGTGTTAAATGGATACTTGTTGTAGCTGGAACTGCTATAGGGTTGAGTGGGTTAAGAATCGCTGTTATTAAGGATTTTGACTAA
- a CDS encoding GNAT family N-acetyltransferase, with protein sequence MNFRLTVENDIGCLPVVKAFISKSAEVAGFSKESLTRFELIAEESFVYILRNSFEEDEKGLVDIDVNIDESHLCISFRDKGIPFGDRVAENDQFSKLQLALLKNTCDKIEWLNHGKEGKELKITFFRPKKDITQYAIPFLSKHLEPTDNISIELLNPEDAYQVSQLIYKTCGYTYPSEDVYYPERIEELNRKGGLISIVAIDKTYNRIVGHYAIERHGFYDVGEIGKAIVEPSYRGRGILSKMREKLEETAKSLRMKGIFSQPVMSHTRTQKVNEKFGSKVCGVSFGLVPKNFNYKKMEIKPLSERETCLFYFKSLSKEHLGVFIPEKHKDMIEKIYVHHGFEIEEPKPVYFKTTKLDAKYNTSWGFGTINVVKVGKDLFEKIKASFNHIRFTTQAEVIFLNISLGDRPIDDEIEKIESLGFFFSGIIPFGFFGKDLIRFQYLNTLVNVERLKVYGEFAKELFGYSVSMMKRVFE encoded by the coding sequence GTGAACTTTAGGCTGACTGTTGAGAACGATATAGGCTGTTTGCCCGTTGTTAAAGCGTTTATTTCTAAATCTGCTGAAGTTGCAGGTTTTTCAAAGGAGAGTCTTACTCGTTTTGAGCTAATAGCTGAAGAGTCGTTTGTCTATATACTGAGAAACTCGTTTGAAGAAGACGAGAAGGGTTTAGTTGACATAGATGTCAATATAGACGAGTCTCACCTATGCATATCATTTAGGGATAAAGGTATTCCGTTTGGAGATAGAGTTGCTGAGAATGACCAGTTTAGCAAGCTTCAGTTAGCTCTGCTTAAAAACACATGCGATAAGATAGAGTGGCTCAATCATGGAAAAGAAGGAAAAGAGCTAAAAATAACATTCTTCAGACCCAAAAAAGATATAACCCAGTATGCCATTCCTTTTTTAAGCAAACATTTAGAGCCAACAGATAATATATCCATAGAGCTTCTTAATCCAGAAGATGCATATCAGGTTTCTCAGTTGATATATAAAACTTGTGGCTATACCTATCCGTCAGAAGATGTGTATTATCCTGAAAGGATTGAAGAGCTTAATAGAAAGGGTGGGCTTATTTCTATTGTTGCTATTGATAAAACTTACAACAGGATTGTTGGTCATTATGCAATAGAAAGACACGGATTTTACGATGTTGGAGAGATAGGTAAAGCCATAGTTGAGCCTTCGTATAGAGGCAGAGGCATTCTTTCAAAAATGAGAGAGAAATTAGAAGAGACAGCCAAGAGTCTAAGGATGAAAGGTATATTTTCTCAGCCTGTTATGAGTCATACAAGGACGCAAAAGGTGAACGAGAAGTTTGGCTCTAAGGTGTGTGGTGTATCATTTGGACTTGTTCCAAAAAACTTTAATTACAAGAAGATGGAGATAAAACCACTCTCAGAAAGGGAGACTTGCCTGTTTTACTTTAAATCTCTGTCTAAGGAACATTTAGGCGTGTTTATACCTGAAAAACATAAAGATATGATAGAGAAGATATATGTTCATCACGGTTTTGAGATAGAAGAGCCAAAACCTGTATATTTTAAGACAACAAAGTTGGATGCAAAATACAATACTTCTTGGGGTTTTGGAACAATAAATGTGGTAAAGGTTGGTAAAGACCTTTTTGAAAAGATTAAGGCTTCCTTTAATCACATTAGGTTTACGACACAGGCTGAAGTTATATTTCTCAATATATCGTTGGGAGATAGACCTATAGACGACGAGATAGAAAAAATAGAGTCGCTCGGTTTTTTCTTCAGTGGCATAATACCTTTTGGGTTTTTTGGCAAAGATTTAATCCGTTTTCAGTATCTTAATACGCTTGTGAATGTTGAAAGGTTGAAGGTTTACGGAGAGTTTGCAAAAGAGTTGTTTGGATACTCTGTTTCAATGATGAAAAGGGTGTTTGAATAA
- a CDS encoding pyruvate carboxylase — protein sequence MRLNKIMCANRGEIAIRVFRAATELGKKTVAIYSEEDKYSLHRYKADEAYLIGRDKNPVEAYLSIDEIIDLALRKGVDAIHPGYGFLAESAEFAKKCSDAGINFIGPKPEVIKLFGDKLLSKQLAKSCGVPVIEGSDENVKTPDDVKRIASQIGYPIMMKATAGGGGRGIRIANNDKEVDENFDILKREALKAFGRDDVIVEKYLPNPRHIEVQILADLHGNIVHLYERNCSIQRRHQKMIEIAPSPSLPLRVLEGLYDAALKIAKEADITSAATIEFLVSNGDFYFLEVNPRIQVEHTITELITGVDLVQSQILIAEGKKLSDKEIGIYSQSSIRKEGYAIQCRITTEDPENNFMPDTGEIQVYRSPAGFGVRLDAGSAYAGARISPHYDSLLVKVSTWALTYEQAAKKMGRVLKEFRVRGVKTNIQFLENVITHPRFLNGKFDVNFVDSTPELYKFPKRRDRATKALKFLANNIVNNPSNAVIDDKTVLPTIPVYTAPFGEKPPKGWKDILDEEGVEGVISKIKGSKRLLITDTTFRDAHQSLLATRVRTKDLLNVADLYAYHLNGLFSLEMWGGATFDVAYRFLKESPWDRLHKLRERIPNILFQMLFRASNAVGYTNYPDNVVKEFVRLSAEAGIDVFRIFDCFNWVEQLKPAMEEVKKQGKICEAAISYTGDILDKTKTKYTLDYYVKLAKELKSAGADIIAIKDMAGLVKPYAAKVLVEAIKSETGLPIHFHTHDTSGNGEAAVLMAAEAGADIVDLAMSSMASLTSQPSLNSILAALKFTEKKPDIDEDKAQEAANYFEKVRKYYFPFESGLKAPTAEVYEHEIPGGQYSNLIVQVESLGLIDKWEEIKKMYKKVNDMLGDLIKVTPSSKVVGDLALFMVQNNLEPEDLYKKGDNLSFPDSVVSFFKGMLGQPYGGFPEKLAKIVLKGEKPIKERPGKLLGDYDFDKARKELKDKFKRDFTDEEVISYALYPNVFVDYVKFVNEYGDASIFDTKSFFYPLKKQEEIEVEIEEGKTLFVKYINMSEPNKKGYRRVFFELNGQARSVDVKDEKIASSIKSNVKGNLDDPKDICAMMPGKIVKINFKEGDKVKKDDVVVITEAMKMETKIKASTDGVVEKIYLKEGDTIEAGDLIVKLK from the coding sequence ATGAGGCTAAACAAGATTATGTGTGCAAATAGGGGGGAGATAGCCATCAGAGTTTTTAGGGCTGCAACAGAGCTTGGCAAGAAGACTGTTGCTATCTATTCCGAAGAAGATAAGTACTCTCTGCACAGATACAAGGCAGACGAAGCCTATCTTATAGGCAGAGATAAAAACCCAGTTGAAGCGTATCTCAGTATCGATGAGATTATTGATTTAGCTTTGAGAAAGGGTGTAGATGCTATTCATCCGGGTTATGGTTTTTTAGCTGAATCTGCCGAGTTTGCCAAAAAGTGTTCGGATGCGGGTATAAATTTTATAGGCCCAAAGCCTGAAGTTATAAAGCTATTTGGCGATAAGCTGCTTTCCAAACAGCTTGCTAAATCCTGTGGTGTGCCTGTTATTGAAGGCTCTGATGAGAATGTAAAAACACCCGACGATGTTAAAAGAATAGCATCGCAGATTGGCTATCCTATAATGATGAAGGCAACGGCAGGCGGTGGTGGCCGTGGGATTAGAATAGCAAACAACGACAAAGAAGTTGACGAAAACTTTGATATCTTAAAAAGAGAAGCTCTTAAAGCCTTTGGAAGAGATGATGTTATAGTTGAGAAATATCTTCCAAACCCAAGACATATAGAAGTTCAGATACTTGCGGATTTGCACGGCAACATTGTTCATCTCTATGAGAGAAACTGCTCTATTCAAAGAAGACATCAGAAGATGATAGAGATTGCGCCAAGTCCATCCCTACCGTTAAGGGTGCTTGAAGGTTTATACGATGCCGCTTTGAAGATAGCAAAAGAAGCCGATATCACATCTGCTGCGACGATTGAGTTTTTAGTAAGCAATGGTGATTTTTATTTCCTTGAAGTAAACCCAAGAATTCAGGTTGAACACACAATAACAGAGCTTATTACGGGTGTTGACCTTGTTCAAAGTCAAATACTCATAGCTGAAGGCAAAAAGCTATCAGACAAAGAGATTGGCATATACTCTCAAAGCTCTATTAGAAAGGAAGGATACGCAATCCAGTGCAGGATAACGACAGAAGACCCAGAGAACAACTTTATGCCAGATACAGGTGAAATTCAGGTTTACAGAAGCCCTGCAGGTTTTGGTGTAAGGCTTGATGCTGGCAGTGCTTACGCTGGTGCAAGGATTTCGCCGCATTATGATTCTTTGCTTGTTAAGGTTTCAACATGGGCTTTAACCTATGAGCAGGCAGCAAAGAAGATGGGAAGGGTTTTAAAAGAGTTCAGAGTAAGAGGCGTAAAAACAAACATCCAATTCCTTGAAAATGTGATAACGCATCCAAGATTCTTAAACGGCAAGTTTGATGTCAATTTTGTCGATAGCACGCCCGAACTTTATAAATTCCCAAAAAGAAGGGATAGAGCAACCAAGGCTTTGAAGTTTCTTGCAAATAATATTGTGAATAATCCATCTAATGCCGTTATAGATGATAAAACTGTTCTGCCAACGATACCTGTTTATACTGCTCCTTTTGGTGAAAAACCACCAAAGGGCTGGAAGGATATCTTAGACGAAGAAGGCGTTGAAGGTGTTATATCTAAGATAAAGGGTTCTAAAAGACTTCTTATAACCGATACGACTTTTAGGGATGCACACCAGTCTCTGCTTGCAACAAGGGTAAGGACAAAGGATCTGCTCAATGTTGCAGATTTATACGCCTATCACTTGAACGGATTGTTCTCTCTTGAGATGTGGGGCGGTGCAACCTTTGATGTGGCGTATAGATTTTTGAAGGAATCACCATGGGATAGACTGCACAAGTTGAGAGAGAGAATACCAAACATTCTGTTTCAGATGCTTTTTAGAGCATCTAATGCTGTTGGATACACCAATTACCCGGACAATGTTGTTAAGGAGTTTGTAAGACTTTCTGCCGAAGCCGGTATAGATGTGTTCAGAATTTTTGACTGTTTCAACTGGGTTGAACAGCTCAAACCGGCAATGGAAGAAGTTAAAAAGCAGGGTAAAATCTGTGAAGCTGCCATAAGCTATACGGGTGATATTTTGGATAAAACAAAAACCAAATACACACTTGATTATTATGTAAAACTTGCAAAGGAGCTTAAGAGTGCAGGTGCTGATATAATTGCCATAAAGGATATGGCTGGGCTTGTAAAACCTTATGCGGCTAAGGTTTTGGTTGAAGCGATTAAGAGCGAGACGGGATTGCCTATTCATTTCCATACGCACGATACAAGCGGCAATGGAGAAGCTGCTGTCTTGATGGCTGCAGAAGCTGGTGCTGATATTGTTGACCTTGCGATGAGCTCAATGGCTTCCCTAACCAGTCAGCCAAGTTTGAACTCTATACTTGCGGCGTTAAAATTTACAGAGAAGAAGCCAGATATTGATGAAGATAAGGCTCAAGAAGCTGCCAACTATTTTGAAAAGGTTAGAAAGTATTACTTCCCATTTGAGAGTGGCCTTAAAGCACCAACAGCCGAAGTGTATGAGCATGAGATACCCGGCGGGCAATATTCAAACCTGATAGTTCAGGTTGAAAGCTTGGGTTTAATTGATAAGTGGGAAGAGATAAAGAAGATGTATAAGAAAGTCAACGATATGCTGGGTGATTTGATAAAGGTTACGCCATCTTCAAAGGTTGTTGGTGATTTGGCACTGTTTATGGTTCAAAACAACCTTGAGCCAGAAGATTTGTATAAGAAGGGTGATAATCTCTCATTTCCTGATTCTGTCGTAAGTTTCTTTAAGGGTATGCTTGGTCAACCTTATGGCGGATTCCCAGAGAAGCTTGCAAAGATAGTCTTAAAAGGCGAAAAACCGATAAAAGAAAGACCGGGTAAACTGCTGGGTGATTACGATTTTGATAAGGCAAGAAAAGAGCTCAAAGATAAATTTAAAAGGGATTTTACAGACGAAGAAGTTATATCTTATGCGCTCTATCCGAATGTGTTTGTTGACTATGTGAAGTTTGTCAACGAATACGGCGATGCGTCAATTTTTGACACAAAATCGTTCTTCTATCCGTTGAAAAAACAGGAAGAGATAGAAGTGGAGATAGAAGAAGGCAAAACCCTGTTTGTCAAATATATAAACATGAGTGAACCGAACAAGAAGGGCTATAGGCGCGTGTTCTTTGAGTTGAATGGACAGGCAAGAAGTGTTGATGTAAAAGACGAAAAAATCGCATCGAGCATAAAGAGTAATGTGAAGGGCAATCTTGACGACCCGAAGGACATATGCGCCATGATGCCGGGTAAGATAGTCAAAATAAACTTCAAAGAAGGCGATAAGGTCAAAAAAGACGATGTAGTTGTTATTACGGAAGCCATGAAGATGGAGACGAAGATAAAAGCATCAACGGACGGTGTTGTTGAAAAAATTTACCTAAAAGAAGGCGATACTATTGAAGCAGGAGATTTAATAGTTAAGCTTAAATAG
- a CDS encoding ABC transporter substrate-binding protein, translated as MKRLLSSLVAVLVAVSFLASASLAKEIKVGVVWPMTGLIAAFGQSAWKGAKLAQSMEPTVKGGCKIHLILLDNKGMKVETANAVSKLITENHVKAIIGAISSSNTLAGAPIAEKNHIPMLTSSATNPLVTKGKKYISRVCFIDPFQGEVAARYIYNTLHLKKAAVMIEKDQDYSIGLAHAFMKAFKKLGGKIVAIEFFQSTDQDYSAQVADLKNKNPQIIYMPSYYQEISLFARQARQYGLNQPIMAGDGAEADALLKIGGKAVNGLTFTTHYDVHAAATPLAKKFIALFRKKYHEDPDAMAALGADAYFVLANAINKAGGCKATPDKINYWIRHTKNFKGVTGVITINPKTGNAIKSAVIRKVENGKFVYVTTVNP; from the coding sequence ATGAAGCGATTGTTAAGTTCGCTCGTAGCGGTATTGGTTGCCGTTTCGTTTTTGGCAAGTGCAAGCCTTGCCAAAGAGATTAAAGTTGGTGTTGTATGGCCTATGACAGGCCTAATTGCAGCATTTGGTCAAAGCGCTTGGAAGGGAGCAAAGCTTGCCCAATCAATGGAACCGACAGTAAAAGGTGGCTGTAAAATCCATCTAATTCTCCTTGACAACAAAGGAATGAAGGTAGAGACGGCAAACGCAGTAAGCAAATTAATCACCGAGAACCATGTAAAAGCAATCATCGGTGCAATATCAAGTAGTAATACGCTGGCTGGTGCTCCTATTGCCGAGAAAAACCACATTCCTATGCTAACATCTTCTGCTACAAATCCACTGGTGACAAAGGGTAAAAAATATATTTCAAGAGTATGTTTTATCGACCCATTTCAGGGTGAAGTAGCAGCAAGATACATTTATAATACTCTTCACCTTAAAAAAGCAGCTGTAATGATAGAAAAAGACCAAGACTATTCTATAGGTCTTGCCCACGCATTTATGAAAGCATTTAAAAAACTTGGTGGCAAGATTGTTGCTATTGAGTTCTTCCAATCTACAGACCAAGATTACTCTGCTCAAGTAGCTGACCTAAAGAACAAGAATCCTCAGATTATTTACATGCCATCTTACTATCAGGAAATCTCCCTATTTGCAAGACAGGCAAGGCAGTATGGCTTAAACCAACCTATAATGGCGGGAGATGGTGCAGAAGCCGATGCTCTTCTAAAAATTGGCGGAAAAGCAGTTAATGGGCTTACATTCACAACTCATTATGATGTTCATGCAGCAGCAACCCCTCTCGCTAAAAAATTCATAGCACTATTCAGAAAAAAATACCATGAAGACCCTGACGCTATGGCAGCTTTAGGAGCTGATGCATATTTCGTTCTTGCAAACGCAATCAACAAGGCTGGTGGCTGCAAGGCTACACCTGATAAAATCAATTACTGGATAAGGCATACTAAAAACTTCAAAGGCGTAACTGGAGTAATAACCATTAATCCAAAAACAGGCAACGCTATAAAAAGCGCCGTTATAAGAAAAGTAGAAAACGGCAAATTCGTATATGTAACAACGGTCAATCCATAA
- a CDS encoding branched-chain amino acid ABC transporter permease, whose protein sequence is MNSTVILQQLVNGISLGSLYGLVAIGYTMVYGVIRLINFAHGDIMMVGMYFAFTGVAMMFMPWWAAFLLSMIATALLGVIIDRIAYKPLRNASRISALITAIGVSFFLENLFLVVYGGVPKAFPVPSVFGGAINIHGVIFPNIAIITPIVAMIFLGILLVLLHKTKYGMAMRALSLDMETVRIMGVNVDLIISLVFAIGSFLAALGGIFWAMRYPAINPLIGIMPGLKAFAAAVLGGIGSVAGAAVGGFIIGISEILIVALFPALAGYKDAFAFLFLIFVLLFKPTGIMGEDLERGRF, encoded by the coding sequence ATGAACTCGACAGTTATTTTGCAACAGTTAGTTAATGGCATATCTCTTGGAAGTCTTTATGGTTTGGTGGCTATAGGCTATACAATGGTCTATGGAGTTATAAGGCTTATAAACTTCGCACACGGCGACATTATGATGGTAGGAATGTATTTCGCCTTTACAGGTGTAGCTATGATGTTTATGCCGTGGTGGGCTGCATTCCTGCTATCTATGATTGCAACAGCACTTTTGGGAGTTATTATTGATAGAATAGCCTACAAACCTTTAAGAAACGCAAGCAGAATCTCAGCTTTGATAACTGCCATCGGTGTATCCTTCTTTTTAGAGAATTTATTTTTGGTCGTTTACGGCGGTGTTCCTAAAGCCTTTCCCGTTCCTTCAGTCTTTGGCGGAGCAATAAATATACATGGCGTCATATTTCCTAACATAGCTATAATAACACCTATCGTGGCTATGATTTTTCTGGGGATACTTCTCGTTCTGCTCCACAAGACCAAATACGGTATGGCCATGAGAGCACTATCTTTGGACATGGAAACTGTGAGAATAATGGGTGTAAATGTTGACCTGATAATATCGCTGGTATTCGCAATAGGCTCCTTCTTAGCGGCTTTAGGTGGAATATTCTGGGCTATGAGATACCCAGCCATAAACCCATTAATTGGAATAATGCCCGGTCTTAAAGCATTTGCAGCCGCTGTATTGGGTGGAATAGGTTCTGTTGCTGGTGCAGCAGTCGGTGGATTCATAATAGGTATATCAGAAATCTTAATAGTTGCCTTATTCCCTGCATTAGCAGGATACAAAGACGCCTTTGCCTTTCTGTTTTTGATATTCGTTCTTCTGTTTAAGCCCACAGGTATAATGGGCGAAGACCTTGAAAGGGGGCGCTTCTAA
- a CDS encoding branched-chain amino acid ABC transporter permease, whose amino-acid sequence MKLDRNNILTALFILAIFVFFWYGNHNFTAYSIRIWETTAIFLMLAASYNLINGVTGQFSLEPNGFVAIGAYVAAILTLTPAQKEAMFIIEPMVPWLAHLHMSFLPALIIAGVVTAIVGFLLGFPVFRVRGDYLAIVTLGFGLTIRVVSNNTITITNGALGLKGIASYTNIWWCLGWAVVSMIVIMRIVDSAFGRAMKAIRDDEDAAIAMGINTLWIKQAAFVTAAFFEGVGGGLLAHLITTISPTMFTFFLTFQLLIIIVVGGLGSMTGTAIATILVIWGNELLRVVEQPMNIFGLHIPGIPGMRMVIFSVLLIVIMIFAREGIMGQKEFSWDWLFSKLKGRGNNA is encoded by the coding sequence ATGAAATTAGACAGAAATAATATACTAACGGCTCTTTTTATTTTAGCTATTTTTGTGTTTTTCTGGTACGGCAACCACAACTTCACAGCCTACTCCATAAGAATATGGGAAACAACGGCTATATTTCTTATGCTTGCAGCAAGCTACAATTTAATAAACGGCGTAACGGGTCAGTTCTCCTTAGAACCGAATGGGTTTGTCGCTATAGGAGCTTATGTTGCTGCAATACTAACATTAACACCTGCCCAAAAAGAAGCAATGTTTATTATCGAACCAATGGTTCCTTGGCTTGCACATCTTCACATGTCGTTCTTGCCTGCCCTAATAATAGCAGGTGTAGTGACAGCGATTGTTGGTTTTCTGCTTGGTTTTCCGGTTTTTAGAGTTAGAGGAGATTATCTCGCTATCGTAACACTTGGTTTCGGTTTAACAATTAGAGTAGTCTCAAACAACACAATAACGATAACTAACGGCGCTTTAGGTCTTAAAGGAATAGCAAGCTACACAAATATTTGGTGGTGCTTAGGATGGGCTGTAGTAAGCATGATAGTAATAATGAGAATAGTTGATTCAGCCTTTGGAAGAGCAATGAAAGCAATTAGAGACGATGAAGATGCTGCAATCGCCATGGGTATAAATACTCTATGGATAAAACAAGCAGCCTTTGTTACAGCAGCATTCTTTGAAGGTGTTGGTGGTGGGTTGCTTGCACATCTTATAACAACAATATCACCAACAATGTTTACATTTTTCCTAACCTTCCAACTACTAATAATAATAGTCGTCGGCGGTTTGGGCAGTATGACGGGAACAGCTATTGCAACAATTCTGGTTATATGGGGAAACGAGCTTTTAAGAGTCGTAGAGCAACCTATGAATATATTTGGATTACACATACCAGGAATACCTGGCATGAGAATGGTTATATTTTCTGTTCTCTTGATTGTAATAATGATATTTGCACGTGAAGGCATAATGGGACAAAAAGAGTTCTCGTGGGACTGGTTGTTCAGTAAACTAAAGGGAAGGGGAAATAACGCTTAG